From one Paludisphaera rhizosphaerae genomic stretch:
- a CDS encoding NUDIX hydrolase, whose translation MSEAADDAEPLPPRRVIYRGTKLDLAMQPVRLSDGGLSEREVVLHRGAVALVPMVDADHVCLVYNYRHAIGETLLEVPAGTIDEGETPDQTAPRELAEETGFRAGRITFLRWWHVTPGVMTERMFLYLCEELTPGPTDHQPDERLETKIVPWKDAVAMVHDGHIRDAKSMLSILFCDHLRRTYRR comes from the coding sequence ATGTCGGAAGCAGCCGACGACGCCGAGCCGCTCCCCCCGCGACGGGTCATCTATCGCGGGACCAAGCTCGACCTGGCCATGCAGCCCGTCCGCCTCTCGGATGGCGGGCTTTCCGAGCGCGAGGTCGTCCTCCATCGGGGCGCGGTGGCGCTCGTGCCGATGGTCGACGCCGATCACGTCTGCCTGGTCTACAACTACCGCCACGCCATCGGCGAGACGCTGCTGGAGGTCCCCGCCGGCACGATCGACGAGGGCGAGACCCCCGACCAGACCGCCCCTCGCGAACTGGCCGAGGAAACCGGCTTCCGCGCCGGCAGGATCACCTTCCTCCGCTGGTGGCACGTCACCCCCGGCGTCATGACCGAGCGGATGTTCCTCTACCTCTGCGAGGAACTCACCCCCGGCCCCACCGACCACCAGCCCGACGAACGCCTGGAAACCAAGATCGTCCCCTGGAAGGACGCCGTCGCCATGGTCCACGACGGCCACATCCGCGACGCCAAATCGATGCTGTCGATCCTCTTCTGCGACCACCTGCGACGGACATATCGAAGATAG
- a CDS encoding universal stress protein — protein sequence MIGFTRILAPSDFSSHSHEALRYACGLAERFGAELHVIHVLSEIVPTGPDPLLMPVMPPQFYEEDEKRAAETLKNQIKPEWGTPKSVTTAVCWGAPAEAVVDYAAENQVDLIVIATHGRTGLSHVLLGSVAERIVREAPCPVLSIRSAPAESS from the coding sequence ATGATCGGCTTCACCCGCATCCTTGCGCCGTCTGACTTCAGCTCCCACTCTCATGAAGCCTTACGGTACGCCTGCGGGCTGGCGGAGCGCTTCGGGGCGGAGTTGCACGTCATCCACGTCCTCTCCGAGATCGTCCCCACCGGGCCCGACCCGCTCCTGATGCCCGTCATGCCTCCCCAGTTCTACGAGGAAGACGAGAAGCGGGCGGCGGAGACGCTCAAGAATCAGATCAAGCCGGAGTGGGGAACGCCCAAGAGCGTCACGACCGCCGTCTGCTGGGGAGCGCCGGCCGAGGCCGTCGTCGACTACGCGGCCGAGAACCAGGTCGACCTGATCGTCATCGCAACCCACGGCCGGACGGGGTTAAGCCACGTCCTGCTCGGCTCGGTGGCCGAACGGATCGTCCGGGAAGCCCCCTGCCCCGTGCTCTCGATACGATCCGCCCCGGCGGAGTCCTCCTGA
- the ilvE gene encoding branched-chain-amino-acid transaminase encodes MSPKVYIGGKLYDKADAKISVFDHGLLYGDGVFEGIRSYSGRVFRLKDHVDRLYASATAIHLRIPMSREAMAAAIVDTLAANKLTDAYIRVVVTRGSGSLGLDPRKTTDPQIIIITDAISLYPEELYEHGLKIVTAATIRSHPNTVNPRVKSLNYLNNILAKMEGAQAGCLEALMLNHKGEVAECTGDNIFVVRNAEIHTPSVDSGILEGITREAVIELARQAGYRVVERTMDRYDVYTADECFLTGTAAELIPVVECDARPIGTGKPGPVFRELRQRFVSLVHEGRDQYVEVGNGAGRV; translated from the coding sequence ATGAGCCCCAAGGTTTACATCGGCGGCAAGCTATACGATAAGGCAGACGCGAAGATCAGCGTCTTCGATCACGGTCTCCTCTACGGCGACGGCGTGTTCGAGGGGATCCGGTCCTATTCCGGTCGCGTCTTCCGGCTCAAGGACCACGTCGATCGGCTCTACGCCTCGGCGACGGCGATCCACCTACGGATCCCGATGAGTCGCGAGGCGATGGCCGCAGCCATCGTCGATACGCTGGCTGCGAACAAGCTGACCGACGCCTATATCCGGGTCGTCGTCACCCGGGGCTCCGGCAGCCTCGGTCTGGACCCGCGCAAGACGACGGATCCCCAGATCATCATCATCACCGACGCCATCAGCCTGTACCCGGAGGAGCTCTACGAGCATGGGCTGAAGATCGTCACCGCGGCGACCATCCGCAGCCACCCGAACACGGTCAATCCGCGGGTGAAGTCGCTCAACTATCTGAACAACATCCTCGCCAAGATGGAGGGCGCCCAGGCCGGCTGCCTGGAAGCCCTGATGCTCAACCACAAGGGCGAGGTCGCCGAGTGCACGGGCGACAACATCTTCGTCGTCCGAAACGCTGAGATCCACACGCCCTCGGTCGACTCCGGCATCCTTGAAGGGATCACCCGCGAGGCCGTCATCGAGCTGGCCCGTCAGGCTGGCTATCGGGTCGTCGAACGGACGATGGACCGATACGACGTCTACACGGCCGATGAGTGCTTCCTGACCGGAACCGCCGCCGAGCTGATCCCCGTCGTCGAGTGCGACGCCCGCCCGATCGGCACGGGCAAGCCCGGCCCCGTCTTCCGCGAGCTTCGCCAGCGGTTCGTCAGCCTCGTCCACGAGGGGCGAGACCAGTACGTCGAGGTCGGCAACGGCGCCGGCCGCGTTTGA